In one Lolium rigidum isolate FL_2022 chromosome 3, APGP_CSIRO_Lrig_0.1, whole genome shotgun sequence genomic region, the following are encoded:
- the LOC124696793 gene encoding putative B3 domain-containing protein Os08g0325100: MIVDVSDTKLIGSEILPGRLQELLRRFKGEIPAEIKLETRKGDSHTIVVARNQQKHVFTVGWRQFVESYDLQMGDSVILKYNGNSQFNVIIFDKLGQEKALSVLLDPFITQVQDRRSDAHEIGFCMAVPSERCKGYLEYHYMNLDDEKKYLSTLMMGDFQHKMIIPEEFVKRFKGEIPGEITLETKNNCSYIIGVAKHQEKLVLTAGWNKFSQTFGLLMYDTIVFRYKGNSKFSVIIFDKFGCENALTVVVDPFLAPLQESHTNATETLNPSNIQPQSAQMQSPVESMNTSHVLLQPMEMQPSTSTVNGLPMESPQLEIMQPRQMDKSCQGNMAPINISSESSEEFFSSEDEYGVHDVHGSNYIVKKKSKLSSFQKEQLKGGYITTHKTKLTLVQQEAVKQKVESIHSEIPIVVAVMRKSSIESSFFLTFPSHYAKEYLAGGLHVYLQYHDVTWDCRFGDTRGDKKLSIGWKKFAQDNDLKMGDICLFELLSNQKRTMEVYIIRLNDDN; encoded by the exons ATGATCGTAGATGTCTCTGATACCAAATTGATAGGATCTGAGATCCTACCAGGCCGGTTAC AAGAACTTCTGCGGCGTTTCAAAGGCGAGATCCCAGCAGAGATCAAGCTAGAAACCCGAAAGGGTGACAGTCACACTATTGTGGTTGCCAGGAACCAACAAAAGCATGTCTTTACAGTTGGTTGGAGACAATTCGTTGAAAGCTATGATCTACAAATGGGTGATTCCGTAATATTAAAATACAACGGAAACTCTCAGTTTAATGTGATAATATTTGATAAGCTTGGTCAAGAGAAAGCATTGTCGGTTCTTCTGGATCCTTTTATCACTCAGGTCCAAGACAGGCGCAGTGATGCACATGAAATTGG GTTTTGCATGGCTGTGCCTTCTGAAAGATGCAAAGGCTATCTTGAATATCACTATATGAACTTGGATGATGAAAAAAAATATTTGTCTACGCTTATGATGGGCGATTTTCAACACAAGATG ATCATCCCAGAAGAATTTGTTAAGCGTTTCAAGGGCGAGATTCCAGGAGAGATCACACTTGAAACAAAAAATAATTGCAGTTACATAATTGGAGTTGCCAAGCACCAAGAAAAGCTTGTCCTTACAGCTGGATGGAACAAATTCAGTCAAACCTTTGGTCTACTGATGTATGACACCATAGTATTCAGATACAAAGGAAACTCCAAGTTTAGTGTCATAATCTTTGATAAATTTGGTTGTGAGAATGCATTGACAGTTGTTGTGGATCCTTTTCTGGCTCCTCTTCAAGAAAGTCACACAAATGCTACTGAAACACTGAACCCTTCTAATATTCAACCCCAATCAGCCCAAATGCAATCACCTGTTGAATCCATGAACACTTctcatgttcttcttcaaccCATGGAAATGCAGCCATCTACTAGCACGGTGAATGGGCTGCCAATGGAGTCACCACAACTGGAAATAATGCAGCCCCGCCAAATGGACAAGTCATGTCAAGGCAACATGGCCCCAATAAATATTTCCTCTGAATCATCTG AAGAATTTTTTTCGTCTGAAGATGAATATGGAGTACATGATGTGCATGGTTCCAATTACATTGTCAAAAAGAAGAGCAAGCTATCTTCTTTTCAAAAGGAGCAGTTAAAGGGTGGTTACATTACCACACATAAGACCAAACTTACTTTGGTTCAGCAGGAGGCGGTGAAGCAGAAGGTCGAATCTATACACTCTGAGATCCCTATCGTTGTTGCTGTGATGAGAAAGTCCAGCATTGAATCAAGTTTCTTTCTG ACATTCCCTAGCCACTATGCTAAGGAATATCTTGCAGGGGGGCTTCACGTGTATCTTCAGTATCACGACGTGACATGGGACTGCCGGTTTGGTGACACCCGTGGCGATAAAAAGCTCTCCATTGGATGGAAAAAGTTTGCACAAGACAACGATTTGAAGATGGGTGATATCTGCCTCTTTGAGCTGTTGAGTAATCAGAAGAGAACCATGGAGGTCTATATCATCCGTTTAAATGATGACAATTGA